One part of the Gadus macrocephalus chromosome 8, ASM3116895v1 genome encodes these proteins:
- the elovl1a gene encoding elongation of very long chain fatty acids protein 1a, translating into MLQEIMSNVLRLHALVIQRTDDRLRGYLLMHSPVLMTLILLTYVFLSVYAGPRFMANRKPLDLKAPMVVYNFSMVVMNGYIVHQFLVWGWGTTYSWRCDLCDFSSSTQALGMVRASWIFYISKYIELLDTLFFVLRKKQSQITFLHVFHHSFMPWTWWWGITLTPVAGMGNFHSMINAGVHVIMYFYYGLSSAGPRFQKYLWWKKYLTAVQLIQFIMVSVHISQYYFMKDCDYQVPMWILLIWMYGTLFFFLFAHFWVQAYIKGKRLPVAHPKENGVAPAVVKELENGTAPYLSNGKVLVKKVKEI; encoded by the exons ATGCTGCAGGAAATCATGTCAAATGTTTTACGGCTCCACGCCCTCGTTATACAGAGAACTG ATGACCGGTTGAGGGGCTACCTATTGATGCACAGCCCCGTACTGATGACCCTCATCTTGTTGACCTACGTCTTCCTCTCGGTGTACGCGGGACCCCGCTTCATGGCCAACCGCAAGCCCCTCGACCTCAAGGCCCCAATGGTGGTCTACAACTTTtccatggtagtcatgaatggATACATAGTGCATCAG TTCTTAGTGTGGGGATGGGGAACGACGTACTCGTGGCGGTGTGATCTGTGTGACTTCTCAAGCAGCACACAGGCCCTCGGG ATGGTTCGAGCATCCTGGATCTTTTATATTTCGAAGTACATTGAGCTTCTTGACACT CTATTCTTTGTCCTGAGAAAGAAACAGAGCCAGATCACGTTCCTCCATGTCTTCCATCACTCGTTTATGCCCTGGACCTGGTGGTGGGGCATCACCCTGACCCCTG TCGCAGGAATGGGAAACTTCCACTCCATGATAAATGCAGGGGTCCACGTGATTATGTACTTCTACTACGGGCTCTCGTCTGCAGGACCCCGCTTCCAGAAGTACCTCTGGTGGAAGAAGTACTTGACAGCCGTCCAGCTG ATCCAGTTCATTATGGTGTCGGTGCACATCAGCCAATACTACTTCATGAAGGACTGCGACTACCAGGTGCCTATGTGGATCCTCCTCATCTGGATGTACGGAACGttattcttcttcctcttcgccCACTTCTGGGTGCAGGCCTACATTAAGGGCAAGCGGCTCCCCGTGGCCCACCCCAAGGAGAACGGCGTGGCACCCGCCGTGGTCAAGGAACTAGAAAACGGAACGGCGCCCTACCTGTCAAACGGCAAAGTGCTTGTGAAGAAAGTCAAGGaaatctaa